A window from Gottschalkiaceae bacterium SANA encodes these proteins:
- a CDS encoding N-acetyltransferase has protein sequence MSEKEIEYWIQPEQEENYSEVEALVKEAFMGLENGNPMEPVLVKKLRKGDSFVPGLSLIAHDGEKILGHILLTRIRIVGPDKEILSLAMAPVSVLPDMQNQGIGGELIRVSIEMAKAMEYGSIIVLGHPEYYPRFGFQSTEKWQIRASFEVPAEALMGLELEKGALAGSSMGIIEYPAVFFEEK, from the coding sequence ATGAGTGAGAAAGAGATTGAATATTGGATTCAACCCGAGCAAGAAGAGAATTATAGTGAGGTGGAAGCCTTGGTCAAGGAAGCCTTTATGGGCTTGGAGAATGGCAACCCCATGGAGCCCGTCTTGGTAAAAAAATTACGGAAGGGAGACTCCTTTGTGCCAGGCTTGTCATTGATTGCCCATGACGGGGAGAAAATCCTTGGCCATATTCTTTTGACAAGGATTCGTATTGTTGGGCCGGATAAGGAGATTCTGTCCCTAGCCATGGCTCCGGTTTCAGTCTTGCCAGACATGCAAAATCAGGGAATCGGTGGAGAACTGATTCGCGTTTCCATTGAGATGGCGAAGGCAATGGAATACGGATCAATCATCGTATTGGGTCATCCTGAGTATTATCCGCGCTTTGGTTTTCAATCGACAGAGAAATGGCAAATTCGAGCTTCATTTGAGGTGCCGGCCGAGGCTTTGATGGGACTGGAGTTGGAAAAGGGAGCCTTAGCGGGGTCTTCCATGGGGATCATTGAGTATCCTGCGGTATTTTTTGAAGAAAAGTAG
- a CDS encoding putative ABC transporter permease: MTLLQLITIPFAFYAFLGWMMETLYATQKQHEFVNRGFLKGPFCPIYGLGGLLVEQVFIRLEQVSSSTLTTTLGGILFSIILVTLLEYATGSVLENIFQKKWWDYSQEPFNLHGYICLRFSVLWGFLAYAFMQAIQPIFNQLTAQIMPQSWESVTLLLLAYFIIDTSKTIADLVDLRRVIFQHAEYPLDFYINKLMEHKRFFRAFPSLRQLNNQVKNREIRRIFDEKINNLKSEIKNRRSL, translated from the coding sequence ATGACTCTATTACAACTTATCACGATCCCATTTGCCTTCTACGCCTTCTTAGGCTGGATGATGGAAACACTTTACGCTACACAAAAACAACATGAATTTGTAAATCGAGGTTTTCTCAAAGGACCATTCTGCCCAATTTATGGACTCGGCGGATTACTGGTTGAACAAGTATTTATCCGCCTTGAACAGGTTTCATCCTCTACACTAACAACGACTTTAGGAGGAATTCTATTTTCTATCATTCTTGTCACTCTGCTAGAATACGCAACTGGGTCCGTACTGGAAAACATCTTTCAAAAAAAATGGTGGGACTATAGCCAGGAGCCCTTCAACCTTCATGGCTATATCTGTTTGCGATTCTCAGTTCTTTGGGGATTTCTCGCTTATGCCTTTATGCAGGCGATTCAACCAATATTCAACCAATTAACCGCCCAAATCATGCCACAAAGTTGGGAATCAGTAACCCTGCTTTTGCTAGCGTACTTTATTATCGATACTAGCAAGACGATTGCAGATCTCGTTGATCTTCGTCGCGTCATCTTTCAGCATGCCGAGTACCCTTTGGACTTTTATATCAATAAACTTATGGAGCACAAACGATTTTTCAGAGCATTCCCTTCCTTGCGCCAACTCAATAATCAAGTGAAGAACAGAGAAATTCGGAGGATCTTTGATGAGAAAATCAACAACCTTAAAAGCGAAATTAAAAATCGACGATCACTATGA
- a CDS encoding pyridoxamine 5'-phosphate oxidase family protein has protein sequence MREMRRNNRQMTQAEAELMLENGEYGFLAVMGDEDYPYAVPLSYAYENGVIYFHSAKEGHKLDGMRGHSKVSFSVVGKTEVLPGKFSTKYESVIVFGQAVEIEGEEKRIGLMALIGKYAPDFLEKGGQYVNHSGKDTIVVKIIIDHMTGKARR, from the coding sequence ATGAGAGAGATGAGAAGAAATAATCGACAGATGACACAGGCAGAGGCTGAATTGATGCTAGAAAATGGAGAATATGGTTTTTTGGCTGTGATGGGAGATGAGGATTATCCTTACGCAGTGCCTCTTAGCTATGCGTATGAAAATGGAGTTATTTATTTTCATAGTGCTAAGGAAGGCCATAAACTTGATGGGATGCGAGGGCATTCGAAGGTTTCATTTTCAGTTGTTGGAAAGACTGAGGTCTTGCCTGGAAAATTTTCAACCAAATATGAAAGTGTTATTGTGTTCGGCCAAGCTGTTGAAATAGAAGGGGAAGAGAAACGAATTGGCTTGATGGCTTTGATTGGGAAATACGCTCCGGATTTCTTGGAAAAGGGAGGGCAATATGTGAACCATTCCGGGAAAGATACGATCGTTGTAAAAATCATAATTGATCACATGACAGGGAAGGCACGTCGATAA